The genomic window TTCGGGACGGCTTCCGGGGGCTGGTGGAAAACCGCTCGGTACGCCTGGAGGGTGAGCTGCTGTCGGGCATCCTGACCATCGGGGGCACGATCCTCGGTACCAGCCGAGACAAGCCGCACCGGATGCTGGTGGGTGGCAAAACCAGCGACATGACCGATGCAATCGTCGAGAACTATGCCTCGAATCATCTGGACGCGCTCGTTTGTCTGGGTGGTGGCGGCACGCAGAAGAACGCGCTGCGCCTGATGCAGAAGGGGCTGAACGTCATTACCCTCCCGAAGACAATCGACAACGATGTCGCGAAGACGGACACCACCTTCGGCTTCGATACCGCCCTGGGTATCGCCACCGACGCCATCGACCGCCTGCACAGCACCGCGCACAGCCATCATCGCATCATCGTGGTGGAGATCATGGGCCACCGGTCCGGCTGGCTGGCGCTGGGAGCGGGTATCGCGGGCGGGGCCGACGTGATCCTGATCCCGGAACTGCCCTACGACGTCGAGTCTTTGGCCGAGGCCATACGCAAGCGTCTGAAGAGCGGGAAGAAGTTCAGCATTGTCGCGGTTGCCGAGGGCGCCGTTCCCAGGGATCTGGCGGCACGGCTCGCGGCCGCGGAGGCCGCCAGGGTTGCGGCGGAATCGAAGACCGAAAAGAAGGAAGCGAAGGCCGCGCTCGCCAGGCTGGAAGGCGAACACACGGACCGCACGCTGCAACTCTCCCGGCAACTCGAGGAACTGACCGGGCTGGAGTCCCGAGTCACGATCCTGGGCTACCTGCAGCGCGGTGGTATTCCCTCTGCCGCCGACCGGCTGCTGGCCACACGCCTAGGTACCGCCTGCGCGGGCCTGATTGAGGCCGAGCGCTACGGGGTCATGGT from Gammaproteobacteria bacterium includes these protein-coding regions:
- a CDS encoding 6-phosphofructokinase, translated to MTKYIGVLTAGGDSPGLNAAIRGVAKAGQSRYGMEVIGFRDGFRGLVENRSVRLEGELLSGILTIGGTILGTSRDKPHRMLVGGKTSDMTDAIVENYASNHLDALVCLGGGGTQKNALRLMQKGLNVITLPKTIDNDVAKTDTTFGFDTALGIATDAIDRLHSTAHSHHRIIVVEIMGHRSGWLALGAGIAGGADVILIPELPYDVESLAEAIRKRLKSGKKFSIVAVAEGAVPRDLAARLAAAEAARVAAESKTEKKEAKAALARLEGEHTDRTLQLSRQLEELTGLESRVTILGYLQRGGIPSAADRLLATRLGTACAGLIEAERYGVMVAARGEGAEAVPLEKVAGKKKLIPPDHPWLDSARSVGTSFGD